A genomic window from Ilyobacter polytropus DSM 2926 includes:
- a CDS encoding bifunctional 2-keto-4-hydroxyglutarate aldolase/2-keto-3-deoxy-6-phosphogluconate aldolase, translated as MKKFEILKKIKDVGVVAVVRGENLEEAVNTSKACIEGGIPAVEVTYTVPGATEVIKELKKTIPSEKLLVGAGSVLDPETARIAILAGAEYIVSPGFSEDTAKLCNRYQVPYMPGCMTITEIITAMEAGCDIIKMFPGSAFGPSFVKAVKAPLPQVNIMPTGGVSLENVDQWIKNGVIAVGVGGQLTNGSFQEIVAKAKEFVEKVKVTREEVNG; from the coding sequence ATGAAAAAATTTGAAATATTAAAGAAAATCAAAGATGTCGGTGTGGTGGCTGTTGTTAGAGGAGAAAACCTTGAAGAGGCTGTGAATACTTCAAAGGCATGTATAGAGGGTGGCATACCAGCTGTAGAAGTTACGTATACAGTTCCCGGTGCTACCGAAGTTATAAAGGAATTAAAAAAGACTATACCTTCGGAAAAACTCCTTGTGGGAGCCGGAAGTGTATTAGACCCTGAAACTGCTAGAATCGCAATATTAGCAGGGGCAGAATATATAGTTTCACCTGGATTCAGCGAAGACACTGCAAAACTGTGTAACAGATATCAAGTACCTTATATGCCTGGTTGCATGACTATAACAGAGATTATCACCGCTATGGAAGCTGGATGCGATATTATTAAGATGTTCCCTGGAAGTGCCTTTGGACCATCATTTGTAAAAGCTGTAAAAGCTCCTCTTCCGCAGGTAAACATAATGCCTACAGGAGGAGTAAGTCTGGAAAATGTAGACCAATGGATAAAAAACGGAGTTATCGCAGTAGGTGTAGGGGGACAGCTTACTAATGGTTCTTTCCAAGAGATTGTGGCAAAAGCAAAAGAATTCGTTGAAAAAGTAAAAGTAACTAGAGAAGAGGTGAATGGATAA
- a CDS encoding YhcH/YjgK/YiaL family protein, which yields MIYGNLENLGDITIYPESIQKAIKYLLDTDLENKEAGVYEIQGRDIYAQIIDMETAPKNEKKPEIHKKYIDVQYLVSGIERIGIAVDTHKNKVSEAYSEEKDVLFYEECEGETDLLMLPGNFAVFFPNTVHRPGCNDGKNAKIRKVVIKINKDVL from the coding sequence ATGATATACGGAAATTTAGAAAATTTGGGAGATATTACCATTTATCCTGAGTCTATACAAAAGGCAATTAAATATCTTTTGGATACAGATCTTGAAAATAAGGAGGCAGGAGTATACGAAATTCAGGGACGGGATATCTATGCACAGATAATAGATATGGAAACTGCCCCTAAAAATGAAAAAAAACCGGAGATTCACAAAAAATATATAGATGTTCAGTATCTTGTGTCAGGAATAGAAAGAATCGGGATTGCTGTGGACACCCATAAAAATAAGGTATCAGAAGCTTACAGTGAAGAAAAGGATGTACTCTTTTATGAAGAGTGTGAGGGTGAGACTGATCTTCTGATGCTTCCTGGAAATTTTGCAGTATTTTTTCCAAATACTGTTCATAGACCAGGATGCAATGACGGAAAAAATGCCAAGATAAGAAAAGTCGTAATTAAAATTAATAAAGACGTATTGTAA
- the dinB gene encoding DNA polymerase IV, whose product MKERIILHYDMDAFYASVEARDNHTLKGKPMVVGGSIITTASYEARKFGVRSAMPVMEARKLCPNLIVVPVSMGKYLEVSQKIKNLVIRLTEKVEFIASDEGYVDISEVIKKYPSKEYFAKRFQRGIYKNTGLTCSVGIGYNKLSAKIASDAKKPGGYHIFNNSKEFIDYISGKNIKIIPGVGKKFQELLAEKNIFLVRDVYGFSLYELISFFGKSRGEFLYFSSLGEDNRRVDYKKKIHSIGNENTFKFPLESEIEIKRELESIFYKTHERLLKKGLLCKTLTLKIRFENRKTITRSKTLENLVDSKEILLNTLESLNESVDYNMRVKLLGVSLGTLAQKSVRQLSFSERGLFRKKNNLDLLKEKIKKIEGNN is encoded by the coding sequence ATGAAAGAAAGAATTATACTTCATTATGATATGGATGCATTTTATGCTTCAGTTGAGGCAAGAGACAATCATACTCTCAAGGGGAAACCCATGGTTGTAGGGGGGAGTATCATAACAACTGCAAGCTATGAGGCTAGAAAATTTGGGGTTAGATCTGCTATGCCAGTGATGGAGGCGAGAAAACTCTGTCCCAATCTAATAGTGGTACCGGTTTCCATGGGGAAATATTTGGAAGTGTCCCAAAAGATAAAAAACCTTGTTATAAGGCTGACTGAAAAAGTAGAATTTATAGCTTCAGACGAAGGCTATGTAGACATATCAGAGGTCATAAAAAAATATCCTTCAAAAGAATATTTTGCCAAAAGGTTTCAAAGAGGTATATACAAAAATACAGGTCTTACCTGCTCTGTGGGAATAGGGTATAACAAACTTTCTGCCAAAATTGCCAGTGATGCAAAAAAACCAGGAGGATACCATATATTCAACAATAGCAAGGAGTTTATAGATTATATAAGTGGAAAAAATATAAAAATAATACCTGGAGTTGGTAAAAAATTTCAAGAACTTCTTGCAGAAAAAAACATATTTCTTGTAAGGGATGTCTATGGGTTTTCGCTATATGAACTGATCTCTTTTTTTGGAAAATCCAGAGGTGAATTTCTTTATTTTTCCTCATTGGGAGAGGACAACAGAAGGGTGGACTACAAAAAGAAAATACACTCAATTGGAAATGAAAATACTTTTAAATTTCCTTTAGAATCAGAGATTGAGATAAAGAGAGAATTAGAAAGTATTTTTTATAAAACACATGAAAGATTATTAAAAAAGGGGCTTTTGTGTAAAACACTGACCTTAAAAATAAGGTTTGAAAACAGAAAAACCATAACCAGGTCCAAAACTCTTGAAAATCTTGTGGATTCAAAAGAAATATTGCTGAATACCTTAGAAAGCTTAAATGAATCGGTAGATTACAATATGAGGGTGAAACTTTTGGGAGTATCTCTTGGAACCTTGGCTCAAAAATCTGTCAGGCAACTATCTTTTTCTGAAAGAGGACTTTTCAGAAAAAAAAATAATCTGGATCTTCTCAAAGAAAAAATAAAAAAAATAGAGGGGAACAATTAG
- a CDS encoding M18 family aminopeptidase, whose protein sequence is MKKQLAKNFIDFSYKGKSVYHVVKSIEELCVEKGYQKLELTKKWNIIPGGKYYVKRNDSTIISFSIGDGERFFKITTNHTDTPGFKIKPSPVSISEKNYLRLNTEVYGGPILNTWMDRPLSIAGRVMVKGKDILKPKSVTVDIDKPLLVIPNLAIHQNRDVNEGVKLSRQKDMLPLASLINEKINNENFILDILSKEYQIEKNDILDMELFLYEYTKGMLTGLNEEFISCGKIDNLASTYAGVISMLECSEHQGINIIACFDNEEIGSRTKQGADSNLLLNIMERIIISLDKGEREDFFRAMYRSFMVSVDGAHAVHPAKGEKTDITNRPILNKGAAVKISAAQSYTTDAFSGAVVKNIFDNNNLPYQYFVNHSDERGGSTLGPVSAGHIDIDSADLGLPMLAMHSIREMCGVDDLYTLKEFLRGFYSL, encoded by the coding sequence TTGAAAAAACAGTTGGCGAAAAATTTTATTGATTTTAGTTATAAAGGGAAAAGTGTATATCATGTTGTGAAAAGTATAGAGGAACTCTGTGTTGAAAAGGGTTACCAAAAGCTAGAGCTTACCAAAAAATGGAATATAATTCCAGGGGGTAAATATTATGTAAAAAGAAATGATTCTACAATAATTTCTTTTTCGATAGGTGATGGAGAGAGGTTCTTTAAAATTACCACCAACCATACAGACACTCCTGGATTTAAAATAAAACCCTCACCTGTGTCAATATCAGAGAAAAACTACCTAAGACTGAATACAGAGGTTTACGGAGGGCCAATACTCAATACCTGGATGGACAGACCTTTGTCAATAGCCGGTCGGGTAATGGTAAAAGGAAAAGATATACTAAAACCTAAGTCAGTTACAGTGGATATAGATAAACCTCTGCTGGTGATACCAAATCTAGCAATACACCAGAACCGAGATGTAAATGAGGGTGTAAAGCTTTCCAGACAAAAGGATATGCTTCCTCTAGCGTCACTTATAAATGAGAAAATCAATAATGAAAACTTTATTTTAGATATTTTGAGCAAAGAATACCAAATAGAAAAAAATGATATATTAGACATGGAGCTTTTTCTCTATGAATACACCAAGGGTATGCTCACAGGTTTAAACGAAGAATTTATATCATGTGGAAAGATAGACAACCTCGCATCTACCTATGCAGGAGTAATATCTATGCTTGAATGTTCAGAACATCAGGGTATAAATATAATTGCATGTTTTGACAACGAAGAGATAGGAAGCAGGACAAAGCAAGGTGCAGATTCTAACTTGCTTCTTAATATAATGGAAAGAATTATTATTTCTTTAGACAAGGGAGAGAGAGAAGACTTCTTTAGGGCCATGTACCGATCGTTTATGGTGTCTGTAGACGGAGCTCATGCAGTTCACCCTGCAAAGGGAGAAAAAACAGACATAACAAACAGACCTATATTAAACAAGGGTGCAGCAGTTAAAATAAGTGCTGCCCAATCCTACACAACAGATGCTTTTTCTGGTGCAGTTGTAAAAAATATATTTGATAATAATAATCTTCCTTATCAATATTTTGTAAATCATTCTGACGAAAGAGGTGGGAGTACTCTAGGACCAGTTTCTGCTGGTCATATTGATATAGACTCTGCCGATTTAGGTCTTCCTATGCTGGCTATGCACTCAATCAGGGAGATGTGCGGTGTAGATGATTTGTATACTTTAAAGGAGTTTTTAAGAGGTTTTTACTCTTTATAG
- a CDS encoding response regulator transcription factor, which yields MKILVVEDEQNIMTYLKKGLTEAGYKVDVAGNGEDAIYLASINNYDLVILDVMIPKINGLEVCRILRREKNPAYIILLSAKDQVQDKVEGLDAGADDYLTKPFVFAELLARIRAVLRRNSEDKENIIEAKGLTVNLLNREVKRGGKDIELTLKEFSLLEYFIRNKNLVLTRTMIAEKVWNIDFLTDTNVVDVYINHLRKKIDKDFDDKLIYTVRGVGYILKA from the coding sequence ATGAAAATACTTGTTGTTGAAGATGAACAAAATATAATGACCTACCTTAAAAAGGGTCTGACAGAGGCCGGATATAAGGTTGATGTTGCAGGAAACGGAGAGGACGCCATCTATCTCGCATCAATAAATAATTATGATCTCGTGATTTTAGATGTGATGATACCAAAGATAAATGGTCTAGAGGTGTGCAGGATTCTCAGAAGAGAAAAAAATCCAGCCTATATAATACTTTTATCTGCAAAAGATCAGGTTCAGGATAAGGTAGAAGGTTTAGATGCAGGAGCCGATGACTATTTGACGAAACCATTTGTATTTGCAGAACTTTTGGCAAGAATCAGGGCGGTACTAAGAAGAAACTCTGAGGATAAAGAAAATATAATCGAAGCCAAAGGACTCACAGTTAATCTCTTGAACAGAGAGGTGAAAAGAGGCGGGAAAGACATAGAACTTACACTAAAGGAATTTTCTTTATTAGAATATTTTATAAGAAACAAGAATCTTGTGCTCACAAGAACAATGATAGCTGAAAAAGTATGGAATATAGATTTTCTAACTGATACTAACGTAGTAGATGTTTATATAAACCACCTTAGAAAGAAGATAGACAAGGATTTTGACGACAAGTTGATCTACACTGTGAGAGGAGTAGGATATATATTAAAAGCTTAA
- a CDS encoding sensor histidine kinase, giving the protein MAIVAIVMILLLFNYTIQLLIMNEIDKELATEVKNFNSFVKNKEFDLQVNAGELRKDLSFVVVDKNNNGIYMEAFSLEDSALIIEEISDAEKEVFDVVIVPNKRYHLMMSEIPRNSLFPNGSRLIVAKDISYISNTRYFSSYIMAITMLVLITFFVTMINFTMEKIFNALRELDDFGVALQGERVPDLSLRFNKRYGNNEIDTLINTLNHSIATMEDSFKKMEEFSSNVSHELKTPMTSMKSMIEIELSKDRTKEEYQETLIKVLEEMDWLIGITKDLLTLTKNPQGIQASFEPVNLSKVGGEICDIMEIIAIDEDIDLKWDFSAIEDELVMGDSSSIKQAIMNIINNSVKYNKKNGSVWVYGEKTKELVKIVVEDSGIGIKKENISRLTERFFREDSVRTVKKSGVGLGLSLVKHIIHLHRGELEIYSEEGVGSIFKISLPRYSEGG; this is encoded by the coding sequence ATGGCAATTGTAGCAATAGTAATGATTTTATTACTTTTCAACTATACAATCCAGCTTTTGATTATGAATGAAATTGATAAAGAGCTGGCTACAGAAGTCAAAAATTTCAACTCTTTTGTAAAAAATAAAGAGTTCGATTTGCAGGTAAATGCAGGTGAACTGAGAAAGGATCTTTCGTTTGTCGTTGTTGATAAAAATAATAACGGCATCTATATGGAAGCCTTTAGTCTAGAAGATTCAGCACTGATAATAGAAGAAATTTCAGATGCTGAAAAAGAAGTCTTTGATGTGGTTATCGTGCCTAATAAGAGATATCATCTGATGATGTCTGAAATTCCTAGAAATAGCTTATTCCCCAATGGAAGTAGACTTATTGTGGCTAAGGATATATCCTATATTTCCAATACAAGGTATTTTTCCAGTTATATAATGGCAATTACAATGTTGGTTCTTATTACTTTTTTTGTTACCATGATAAATTTTACAATGGAAAAGATTTTCAATGCTCTTAGAGAGCTTGATGATTTTGGAGTGGCTCTCCAGGGAGAGAGAGTTCCTGATCTTTCTCTTAGATTTAATAAAAGGTATGGGAACAATGAAATAGACACCCTTATAAACACTCTAAATCATTCAATAGCAACCATGGAGGATTCCTTTAAGAAAATGGAGGAGTTTTCTTCTAATGTAAGTCACGAGCTTAAAACACCAATGACCTCTATGAAGAGTATGATTGAGATCGAACTTTCCAAAGACAGGACGAAGGAGGAATATCAGGAAACCCTTATAAAAGTACTAGAAGAGATGGATTGGCTTATAGGTATAACCAAAGATCTACTGACTCTTACAAAAAATCCTCAGGGGATACAAGCATCCTTTGAACCTGTAAATTTATCTAAGGTAGGAGGGGAAATTTGTGACATTATGGAGATAATTGCCATAGATGAAGACATTGATCTCAAATGGGACTTTTCTGCTATAGAGGATGAACTGGTTATGGGGGACAGCAGCAGCATAAAACAGGCAATAATGAATATCATCAACAATTCAGTGAAATATAACAAGAAAAACGGTTCTGTGTGGGTATACGGAGAAAAAACCAAAGAACTGGTCAAAATAGTAGTAGAAGACAGCGGAATAGGAATAAAAAAAGAGAATATTTCAAGATTAACAGAGCGTTTTTTCAGAGAGGACAGTGTGAGAACAGTAAAAAAATCTGGTGTAGGGCTGGGTTTATCTCTTGTAAAACACATTATCCATCTTCACAGGGGAGAACTTGAAATTTATAGTGAAGAAGGTGTTGGAAGTATTTTTAAAATATCTCTTCCGAGATATAGCGAGGGCGGATAA